tcctttcctcagcAGCCTTCGCAGTGCCCCCTTCACCTCCTTGTTCCTCAGAGTGTAGATGAGAGGATTCACCATAGGCGTCACCACGGAGTAGAAAAGGGAAATGAATTTGCCCTGGTCCTGATTGCTGGTCTTAGCTGGAAGCAGATACCCATAGATAGCTGAGCCATAGAAGAGGAACACCACGATGAGATGGGAGAGACATGTATTAAAGGCCTTTCGTTGTCCCTCCACTGAGTGGATCTTCAGCACCGCCTGAGCAATGTAGCAGTAGGAGATCAGGATAATTGTCAGGGGGACAGCAGTGAAGAAGGTGCAGACTCCATTGAGCACGGCCTCATTGAGTCTCGTGTCTCCACAGGCCAGTTTGATCATGGCGGGCACCTCACACAGGAAATTGTCCACCTTCCGGTGCCCACACAACGGGAGCTGGAGAGTGAATGTTGACTGAATCACAGAGTTGCCCAAGCCACCCAACCAGGCAATGGCAGCCAGCAGCCAGCAAAGCCGGGGGTTCATGATGATGGTGTAGTGCAGGGGTCGGCAAACTGCCACGTAGCGGTCGAATGCCATCACCACAAGCAGGATGCATTCAGTAGCCCCTAGCCAAAGGAAGACATAGAGTTGGGTGACACAGCCACCATAGCTGATGGTCTTGTCTGGACCCCATAAATTGATCAGCATTTGGGGGATGGAGCTAGTCGTGAAGGCAAGGTCCAAGGAGGAGAGGTTGcttaggaaaaagtacatgggtgtgtggagtcGGGCATCCAGGCGGGAAAGCAGGATGATGGTGGAGTTCCCAAGTAGGGTCAGCAAGTAAAAAATGAGgagagctatgaaaaaaaccaTCTCCAGCTGGGGATGGTCAGATATACCCATCAGAATGAAAGCCTCTAAGGAACTGCTGTTGGCACCCTCCATCATGTGCCTTCAGTGCCTTGAGGAGTCTGTCCAGGGAAAACTGCTGGgagaaaagcaaataaagaagAAGCTATGGATAAGGAGGATCTGCATCAGGGAAGGTCTAACAGATCTCCAAGCTTCCTAGTTAAGTACCAGGTTAATTTTTATGATGACAAAGTTGGTTGCAATCCTCAACTTCTATCAGTCCCATAACGGATGGAAATTGTATTCCACCAGAATGACAAATATAAACTATCATCAAAATGAAGGAAGTGCTCAATGAGGATAGAATAAAAAGATTATGGCTctgggggaaatggcaaagacaaatgagtttgtatgactgagagtcttcaaaaaagaggaggtcatgcttacacactcctaaggaggaccccagaaacagcccaagtggatacaaccccagggactggttctcctgagggctacagagacccacagggatatggtcatggcagatagctctggagttcagtaccatgtcagtggaccctacgttggaatttgtgtccctgagtgtgatggagttggactcagaattGACCTTTCCacacaggcctcttctctcacctttactgaacctttggttggtgctagggttggtgtatcctcaggagacttgaatctctggactggccatgtgccagctgggccctgagcctcagcagacttgcaactcctactctctagttcgttggacttaggcaggtcagctaaaagggaggtgaagaggttAACCAtgacaccaggaaactgagagtgcctacaactacaagcaggagaactgcatccatcatccatgtggaatctaagtccctctcaatatagaggtggagtggacttcaccatctagggcccacagaatggaggaataaaatatggattagagtggacttactgatattctactataaaactattgtgactactaatagaagaaattgtatcattgatggggagaaagtggccacagtagttgctgagggtagggagagggaagaagagatatgatgtgggggcattttcaggacttggagttgtcctaaatggtattgtagggtcagatgctggacattatatatcctgccataacccactgaatgtactgggggagagtgtgatcTTCAGGGcaaaccattatccacgtggtgcagcagtgcttcaaaatgtgtttgccaagagtgatgagtgtgccacaatgatggcacacaatgggggaggttgttggtgtgggaggagtgggatggcgggttgggggtatatgggaacttcttatgtttttttataatgtaacttttttgtgatgtatataccttcaaaaaatacaatttacaaaaatgatgggggtgggaggtgggttatatgggaacctcttatgttttttttaacgtaacgttctttgtgatctattaactttaaaaattttttaaaaattacggCTCTTCACATCAGAACAATGGTTTACAACAAACAGAGTGGAGGGATTTAACCATCAGGATTAGATACAGAAATTCTCAAAATATGAATTTCCCATGTTTGATATGGTCAGAGAAGGGGTAGAGTACATACTGTATTTGGGAAAGCTCACCAGGAATTTCTGATAAAgttcctcctttcccttctgtaTCCTTCCCTTCCAGTTGAAAACTGCTGATTAAGAAAGATGAAGTCTGAGGAAGACTGTGACAAGTATAAAATCGTGTAAATAATGGAAAGAGTGAACATAGATGTAGGTCACCAAATATAGAATAGGGGAAATATATGAGCTAAGAAGAGATAAATGCATAAGAAACAAAACTTAAACCCAAGTAATTTTAGGTGGGACAGGCTAAAGATAGAAAAAGGTTTTATACAAAAAGGGGTTAAGTAAATGGGCATGCAtaattattaaaagaaactagaaaattcCAGAGAGATACCTGATATTTTGATGTAGACAACTATCATGCCCATCTCTAAACCATGGAGTAAATCTCATGAACCAacacataactttttaaaatattgggcCAGTTACCCTCTCCTTTTCTTGGCCAGGAGCTAGGCTCCTTTGAAGTTCATAAACCAAGGCCCTTCCCCAGTATCTTAGATCTCTTAACTAATAAATGAATCTGAGAATAAAACAGAAATAGTCCTTCATCACTTGACCTCAACTGAACACTGAGGATTGGGAGGGAAtgctctgcctctttctctggACCTTGATGTGCCCCACAGGATCCCTGGCAGCTGTACCCAAGGAGGAGGCTTGATGAGACGTGCTCCTTATGGAGAGTGAGCAGGTGTGCTCAGCTGGTTTTGTGCATGAGGCTGGGACATCGTGGTC
Above is a window of Dasypus novemcinctus isolate mDasNov1 chromosome 23, mDasNov1.1.hap2, whole genome shotgun sequence DNA encoding:
- the OR2C1 gene encoding olfactory receptor 2C1; translation: MMEGANSSSLEAFILMGISDHPQLEMVFFIALLIFYLLTLLGNSTIILLSRLDARLHTPMYFFLSNLSSLDLAFTTSSIPQMLINLWGPDKTISYGGCVTQLYVFLWLGATECILLVVMAFDRYVAVCRPLHYTIIMNPRLCWLLAAIAWLGGLGNSVIQSTFTLQLPLCGHRKVDNFLCEVPAMIKLACGDTRLNEAVLNGVCTFFTAVPLTIILISYCYIAQAVLKIHSVEGQRKAFNTCLSHLIVVFLFYGSAIYGYLLPAKTSNQDQGKFISLFYSVVTPMVNPLIYTLRNKEVKGALRRLLRKGREVG